A genomic segment from Brucella pseudogrignonensis encodes:
- a CDS encoding GntR family transcriptional regulator produces the protein MNFLNNQPADNIETQNNNGATRWYPVYQGLRDAVVSHQLLPGTKLPEDELATIYSVSRSVVRSALQALAHDRLVRLEPNRGAFVAEPSREEAREVFEARTLIEPEVAAIAAKVSKAEDIAKLRKHLQDEHEALHAGRDSDAIKLSARFHLDLARIAGHSILAAFVAELLPRSSLIIALYWQRRETTCESHAHNALIDSIEKRRPNEASFLMKAHILDLLDGLNLNRTEKDHKRLSDILK, from the coding sequence ATGAACTTTCTTAATAATCAGCCTGCGGACAATATTGAGACCCAAAATAATAACGGAGCCACACGATGGTACCCGGTTTATCAGGGACTGCGCGATGCTGTTGTCAGCCACCAACTGCTGCCTGGAACCAAACTACCTGAGGATGAACTTGCAACAATTTATTCGGTGAGCCGATCTGTCGTCCGGTCGGCCTTGCAAGCCCTCGCCCATGATCGCCTTGTCAGATTGGAGCCCAATCGCGGCGCATTTGTTGCCGAACCCTCTCGTGAAGAAGCACGAGAAGTGTTTGAAGCGCGGACACTGATTGAGCCCGAAGTCGCAGCTATCGCAGCAAAGGTTTCGAAGGCGGAAGATATCGCGAAGCTTCGCAAACACCTGCAGGATGAACATGAAGCTCTTCATGCGGGTCGGGACAGTGATGCCATCAAACTGTCTGCCCGATTTCATCTTGATCTGGCCAGAATTGCTGGACATTCGATTTTAGCAGCTTTTGTTGCAGAGTTATTGCCCCGCTCATCGCTCATTATAGCCTTATACTGGCAACGCAGGGAAACAACATGCGAAAGCCACGCTCACAATGCGCTGATTGACTCAATAGAAAAACGCAGACCAAACGAAGCATCATTTCTAATGAAAGCCCACATTTTAGATCTTTTAGACGGTCTAAATCTTAACAGAACCGAAAAAGACCATAAACGGCTATCAGATATACTTAAATAA
- a CDS encoding branched-chain amino acid ABC transporter permease codes for MEQIIANGLYLGAQYALIALGLTLIFALMNVLNFAHGQMYVLGGFVTYTIYGQLGLPFVVALLASAVTLMIVGALIEKFLFRPVIKRSLRDESTMLLAAAVAFFLDAIILLLFGEKQRGVPKIVNGVYVSDWLIMPYDRMLIGALAVIFIVSFVLFMQFTKPGRAMRALAQDRVAAQLMGVNVDRYSMIGFAMGAMLAGLVGGLLVAITGVNSGIGGAISIKAFMMVMIGGAGVVSGAIAGGFILGMLESVGLTVLRPYGDITYLVIFAGLMIFLSLRPNGLMGKPWG; via the coding sequence ATGGAACAGATTATAGCCAATGGGCTGTATCTCGGTGCTCAATACGCACTCATCGCGTTGGGTTTGACGCTTATCTTTGCACTAATGAACGTTCTTAACTTTGCGCACGGCCAAATGTATGTGCTCGGCGGTTTCGTCACGTACACTATTTATGGTCAGCTTGGTTTGCCGTTTGTAGTAGCTTTGCTGGCTTCGGCGGTCACTTTGATGATTGTAGGCGCTTTAATTGAAAAATTTTTGTTCAGACCCGTTATCAAGCGAAGTCTACGTGATGAAAGCACGATGTTGTTGGCGGCGGCAGTCGCATTCTTCCTCGATGCAATCATCTTGCTGCTGTTTGGAGAGAAACAGCGCGGCGTGCCAAAGATCGTTAACGGTGTCTATGTTTCTGATTGGCTTATCATGCCTTATGATCGCATGCTGATCGGTGCACTTGCGGTAATATTCATCGTTTCCTTTGTTCTTTTCATGCAATTCACGAAACCCGGTCGCGCCATGCGCGCGCTCGCCCAAGACCGTGTGGCGGCACAATTAATGGGCGTGAATGTCGACCGATATTCCATGATCGGCTTCGCAATGGGGGCTATGCTGGCAGGCCTGGTCGGCGGTCTGTTGGTCGCCATTACCGGTGTTAATTCAGGCATTGGTGGAGCAATCTCCATCAAAGCGTTCATGATGGTGATGATAGGCGGAGCTGGCGTCGTCAGCGGAGCTATTGCGGGCGGCTTTATACTCGGCATGCTTGAGTCTGTAGGCCTCACAGTGCTCCGCCCATATGGTGACATCACGTACTTGGTCATCTTCGCTGGCTTGATGATCTTCCTCAGCCTTCGCCCGAACGGGCTGATGGGCAAACCGTGGGGCTGA
- a CDS encoding energy-coupling factor transporter transmembrane component T, protein MIRSLYIDGEGLLYKTPIKLKLLLLFSIGIILYVTNNFPLLISICIFCGIIYFSIRQSLVPALKRLLPIFITILIVSLFSFFLRDKEEAVFQLLRLTSLMLFAAAITATTKIGEFIQAITDFSKPLERIGIANAEDIGLAIGLILRFVPEILTRYEAIRDAHKVRGLKLRLLTILPSLIILTLQQADQIAQAIDARNLRSR, encoded by the coding sequence TTGATTCGCTCTCTTTATATAGATGGTGAGGGCTTACTTTATAAAACACCCATCAAACTGAAATTATTATTATTATTTTCGATAGGAATTATTTTATATGTTACAAATAATTTTCCGTTACTGATATCGATATGCATCTTTTGTGGAATTATCTATTTTTCAATTCGGCAATCGCTTGTACCGGCACTAAAGCGATTACTTCCGATCTTTATAACTATTTTGATAGTTTCCTTATTTAGCTTTTTTCTCAGAGACAAAGAAGAAGCAGTTTTTCAATTGCTGAGGCTGACAAGTTTAATGCTTTTTGCGGCAGCGATAACTGCAACCACGAAGATAGGCGAATTCATTCAAGCAATTACAGATTTTTCCAAACCACTTGAACGGATCGGCATTGCCAACGCTGAGGATATTGGTCTTGCAATTGGATTGATTTTGCGCTTTGTACCCGAAATCTTGACACGCTACGAAGCAATACGAGACGCACACAAAGTGCGCGGATTGAAACTACGCCTCTTAACGATACTGCCGTCACTTATTATACTCACACTGCAGCAAGCTGATCAGATTGCGCAAGCGATCGACGCAAGAAATTTGCGGTCACGCTGA
- a CDS encoding ABC transporter substrate-binding protein, producing the protein MFNRRAVIKTAALGAVSFFALMSANASQAADKELKIGFVGVTSGPAAAWGTSNVRSMQVRADWLNELGGVKIGDDTYKIKIVTFDDQKDPKRAIAGMEKMAQEGVHYVVGPNVDDGAAAVRPVAESKGIIYFPYSFPKELYTPPASNAVLGMIANYQSGPAIYKYLKENKGVKRVAFVAANESDPLSQRDSGIEAAKALDLEVISTSDAYQNDTRDFTPVLTPIVMQKPDLLVLSGVAPGNAPLLIRAARELGYEGFISTETAQDAKVLKEGAGELANGFISVGGASTPEIASDTMKEFVDRYTKAYGEYNDESNTKVYALDYIVETMKANPAAVDNVEEFKKTMDTFSAPNPFVKGDDAKLTYVGTASFGQKRQIGIPMVVTEYKDGKFETLFVAQVD; encoded by the coding sequence ATGTTTAACAGACGCGCAGTTATCAAAACTGCGGCGCTGGGCGCTGTTTCATTTTTTGCGCTCATGTCCGCCAATGCTTCTCAAGCCGCAGACAAAGAACTCAAAATTGGGTTTGTAGGCGTAACCAGTGGGCCAGCTGCAGCATGGGGAACGTCAAACGTGCGATCAATGCAAGTCCGTGCCGACTGGCTTAATGAACTTGGCGGCGTGAAGATCGGCGACGATACATACAAGATCAAGATTGTAACCTTTGACGATCAAAAAGATCCCAAACGCGCAATCGCGGGTATGGAAAAAATGGCACAGGAAGGCGTGCATTATGTCGTTGGCCCCAATGTCGATGACGGTGCAGCGGCTGTCCGGCCCGTCGCAGAATCCAAAGGCATCATCTATTTTCCTTATTCATTTCCCAAAGAGCTTTACACACCTCCAGCCTCCAATGCCGTTCTTGGCATGATTGCAAATTATCAGTCCGGCCCGGCAATCTATAAATATCTCAAAGAAAACAAAGGTGTGAAGCGGGTCGCATTCGTAGCAGCCAATGAGTCCGATCCATTAAGCCAACGCGACAGCGGCATTGAAGCAGCGAAAGCACTCGATCTTGAAGTCATTTCAACAAGCGATGCTTATCAGAACGACACGCGAGATTTCACGCCGGTACTGACACCCATTGTAATGCAGAAGCCTGACCTTCTTGTTCTTTCCGGTGTCGCTCCAGGTAACGCGCCCCTTCTGATCCGTGCGGCACGGGAACTGGGCTACGAGGGCTTTATTTCCACTGAAACTGCACAGGATGCCAAAGTTCTTAAAGAAGGTGCTGGCGAGTTAGCAAATGGATTCATCTCCGTCGGAGGTGCATCGACCCCAGAAATCGCCTCAGACACGATGAAAGAATTCGTTGACCGTTATACAAAAGCTTATGGCGAGTATAATGATGAATCCAATACAAAAGTCTATGCGCTCGACTACATCGTGGAAACGATGAAGGCAAATCCTGCGGCTGTCGATAACGTCGAAGAATTTAAAAAGACTATGGACACTTTTTCTGCGCCAAACCCTTTTGTTAAAGGTGACGATGCGAAGCTAACCTATGTCGGCACAGCGTCATTTGGTCAGAAGCGCCAAATCGGTATTCCTATGGTTGTCACCGAATACAAAGACGGCAAGTTCGAAACCCTATTCGTGGCTCAAGTCGATTAA
- a CDS encoding ABC transporter ATP-binding protein: MNAILEVKGLTKRFGGLVAVNDVSFAVKEKEILSVIGPNGAGKSTLFKLIASFLTPTSGEVVFDGQRISGLAPHIVARKGVVRTFQETTIFKGMTVRDNVIVAHHLRAKASLLGCYIGTSIARQDQEEFGRSADEILDFLGLGHQRNEVAQNLPHGHLRALGIAIGLATEPKILLLDEPFAGMNHDETVKAVEMVRAVRDRGVTVLLVEHDMPAVMNISDRIVVINFGQKIAEGTPKEIQENEKVIEAYLGAEDETIGY, from the coding sequence ATGAACGCAATTCTCGAAGTAAAGGGACTGACCAAACGTTTTGGTGGGCTCGTTGCCGTGAATGATGTTTCCTTCGCAGTCAAAGAAAAGGAAATCCTCTCGGTAATCGGACCCAATGGAGCAGGAAAATCCACGCTTTTTAAATTAATCGCATCCTTCCTCACACCAACAAGCGGTGAAGTTGTGTTTGATGGACAGCGGATATCGGGACTTGCTCCACATATTGTTGCTCGAAAAGGTGTCGTACGTACCTTTCAGGAAACCACAATCTTCAAAGGAATGACGGTACGCGACAATGTTATTGTCGCCCACCACCTGCGCGCAAAAGCTAGCCTTCTGGGTTGCTATATCGGCACAAGCATCGCCCGTCAGGATCAGGAAGAATTCGGTCGTTCAGCCGATGAGATACTCGATTTCCTCGGCTTGGGTCATCAACGCAACGAAGTTGCGCAAAACCTGCCGCACGGTCATTTGCGAGCACTCGGCATCGCGATTGGACTTGCAACCGAACCTAAAATTCTACTGCTGGATGAACCTTTCGCGGGCATGAACCACGATGAAACGGTGAAGGCCGTAGAAATGGTACGTGCTGTAAGAGATCGTGGAGTGACTGTGCTACTCGTCGAACATGATATGCCGGCTGTCATGAATATTTCCGACAGAATTGTCGTAATAAACTTCGGCCAGAAAATTGCTGAAGGCACACCTAAAGAAATTCAGGAGAACGAGAAAGTCATCGAAGCCTATCTCGGCGCAGAAGATGAAACGATTGGATACTGA
- a CDS encoding ABC transporter ATP-binding protein encodes MTELLKITDAELYYDHVYALKGVSLTVNEGETVALIGANGAGKSSILRAITGLNKLRKGEIHFEGQRLDGTRSDAIVEMGIAMVPEGRRVFPYMSVRDNLLMGAFTRSSKAEISNTLEMVLGRFPRLKERYSQAAGTMSGGEQQMLVIGRALMAKPKLLLLDEPSLGVAPKLVQDIARSIVAINRDEKVSVLLVEQNSRMALRISQRAYALTTGKIVLSGNSEELISDERVKKLYLGGEI; translated from the coding sequence ATGACAGAGCTTCTGAAAATCACTGATGCCGAACTCTATTATGATCATGTCTATGCCCTCAAAGGTGTATCACTTACGGTCAATGAAGGGGAAACTGTTGCATTGATCGGAGCAAATGGCGCGGGAAAATCCTCGATTTTGAGGGCGATTACCGGGTTGAACAAGCTTCGTAAGGGCGAAATCCATTTCGAAGGTCAACGGCTTGACGGCACGCGTTCCGATGCAATTGTCGAAATGGGCATCGCTATGGTTCCGGAAGGACGCCGCGTTTTCCCCTATATGAGTGTTAGGGACAACTTGTTGATGGGTGCGTTTACCCGTTCGAGTAAGGCGGAGATTTCGAATACGCTTGAAATGGTATTGGGGCGCTTTCCCCGTTTGAAAGAACGATACTCACAGGCGGCAGGGACAATGAGCGGTGGTGAACAACAGATGCTCGTCATCGGGCGCGCACTCATGGCTAAGCCCAAGCTCCTGCTTCTTGATGAACCATCGCTGGGGGTAGCACCAAAGCTCGTGCAGGATATCGCCCGTTCTATCGTTGCGATCAACCGTGACGAGAAAGTAAGTGTCCTGCTTGTCGAGCAAAACTCACGCATGGCACTTCGAATATCACAACGAGCCTATGCTCTCACGACAGGAAAAATCGTTCTCTCGGGTAATTCAGAAGAGCTCATTTCCGACGAACGCGTCAAAAAACTCTATCTGGGCGGTGAAATCTAA
- a CDS encoding bifunctional aconitate hydratase 2/2-methylisocitrate dehydratase, with amino-acid sequence MTLYLDYLAEIKSRETQGLAPKPIDDGALTAEITALIDDSANEHRAEALNFFIYNTLPGTTSAAGVKAAYLKKIILGETVVPEITPDFALELLSHMKGGPSVEVLLDIALGDDASIATKAGDVLKTQVFLYDADMFRLRDAYTKENPVAKDILESYARAEFFTKLPDIDDEIKVVTFIAAEGDISTDLLSPGNQAHSRSDRQLHGQCMISPEAQQQIVALQKQHPDKRVMMIAEKGTMGVGSSRMSGVNNVALWTGKQSSPYVPFVNFAPIVAGTNGISPIFATTVDVTGGIGINLKNWVKKTGEDGKPILNNDGNPILEQKFSVETGTILNIDTKNKKLRDENGSELVDVASSFTLQKMEFMKAGSSYAIVFGKKLQTFAAQTLGIEPTPVFAPNKEITIENQGLTAVEKIFNRNAVGVTPGKILHAGSDVRVKVNIVGSQDTTGLMTAQELEAMAATVISPLVDGAYQSGCHTASVWDKKAQVNIPKLMRFMNNFGVITARDPNGVYHSMTDVIHKVLNDITVDDWDIIIGGDSHTRMSKGVAFGADSGTVALALATGEATMPIPQSVKVTFKGTMQPYMDFRDVVHATQAQMLKQHGDNVFQGRVIEVHIGTLLADQAFTFTDWTAEMKAKASICISEDETLIESLEIAKSRIQIMIDKGMDNAAETLQGLINKADARIFEIRSGEKPALKPDDNAKYFAEVVVDLDEINEPMIADPDVNNADVSRRYTHDTIRPVSYYGGNKKVDLGFVGSCMVHKGDIKIVAQMLKNLEKKQGKIEFNAPLVVAAPTYNIIDELKAEGDWEILQKYSGFEFDDAKPKTANRTEYENILYLERPGCNLCMGNQEKAGKGDTVLATSTRLFQGRVVEDTAEKKGESLLASTPLVVLSAILGRTPSIEEYRSAVEGINLTKFAPPKTTPIDSLSVHY; translated from the coding sequence ATGACCCTGTATCTGGATTACCTCGCTGAAATTAAAAGCAGAGAAACACAAGGGCTCGCTCCGAAGCCGATTGATGATGGCGCCTTGACAGCGGAAATCACTGCCCTCATTGATGACAGCGCGAATGAACATCGTGCAGAAGCGTTGAACTTTTTCATTTATAACACGTTGCCGGGTACAACCAGTGCAGCAGGCGTCAAAGCTGCATATCTGAAGAAAATTATTCTCGGTGAAACCGTCGTTCCGGAAATAACGCCTGATTTCGCTCTCGAGTTACTTTCACATATGAAGGGCGGGCCATCGGTTGAAGTGCTTTTGGATATCGCATTGGGTGATGATGCTTCAATTGCGACCAAAGCCGGCGATGTTCTGAAAACACAGGTTTTCCTCTACGACGCGGATATGTTCCGTCTGCGTGACGCCTATACAAAAGAAAATCCGGTCGCCAAAGACATTCTTGAGAGCTATGCGAGGGCAGAGTTCTTCACCAAGCTCCCTGACATCGATGACGAAATCAAGGTTGTAACTTTCATTGCCGCTGAAGGCGATATTTCAACCGACCTTCTGTCGCCGGGAAATCAGGCGCATTCCCGCTCCGACCGTCAGTTACATGGTCAGTGCATGATTTCGCCGGAAGCGCAGCAGCAAATTGTGGCGTTGCAAAAGCAGCATCCTGACAAACGCGTTATGATGATCGCTGAAAAGGGTACAATGGGTGTTGGCTCGTCGCGTATGTCAGGCGTCAATAACGTAGCATTGTGGACAGGAAAGCAATCCAGCCCTTACGTGCCCTTTGTCAATTTCGCACCGATTGTCGCTGGCACCAACGGCATCTCGCCAATTTTTGCGACGACTGTTGACGTGACGGGCGGCATCGGCATCAACCTGAAAAATTGGGTTAAGAAGACTGGTGAAGATGGCAAGCCGATCCTCAACAATGATGGAAACCCGATTCTTGAACAAAAGTTCTCCGTTGAAACAGGCACTATTTTAAATATCGACACTAAAAATAAAAAACTTCGTGATGAAAACGGCAGTGAGTTGGTTGATGTCGCATCTTCCTTCACACTGCAGAAGATGGAGTTCATGAAGGCCGGAAGCTCTTATGCTATCGTCTTTGGAAAGAAGCTCCAGACATTTGCTGCACAGACGCTGGGCATCGAACCAACACCAGTGTTTGCACCAAACAAAGAAATTACGATAGAAAATCAGGGCCTTACCGCAGTTGAGAAGATTTTCAATCGCAACGCTGTTGGTGTCACTCCGGGCAAAATTCTTCATGCCGGTTCAGACGTTCGTGTAAAAGTGAACATCGTCGGTTCGCAGGACACAACCGGCCTGATGACTGCGCAGGAACTGGAAGCGATGGCTGCAACTGTCATTTCGCCGCTGGTTGATGGCGCCTATCAGTCTGGCTGCCATACTGCATCAGTGTGGGACAAAAAGGCTCAGGTCAATATTCCGAAGCTAATGCGCTTCATGAATAATTTTGGCGTGATTACAGCACGTGATCCGAACGGCGTTTATCATTCAATGACAGACGTTATTCATAAAGTGCTGAACGATATTACTGTCGATGACTGGGATATTATCATTGGCGGAGACAGCCATACACGCATGTCCAAAGGCGTGGCTTTTGGTGCGGACTCCGGCACCGTTGCACTGGCACTTGCAACTGGTGAAGCAACCATGCCGATCCCGCAATCAGTTAAAGTAACATTCAAAGGCACGATGCAGCCTTATATGGACTTCCGCGACGTTGTACATGCAACACAGGCGCAGATGCTCAAGCAGCATGGTGACAACGTCTTCCAGGGTCGCGTCATCGAAGTCCATATCGGCACATTGCTGGCGGATCAGGCATTTACCTTCACCGATTGGACAGCGGAAATGAAGGCCAAAGCTTCGATTTGTATTTCTGAAGATGAAACACTGATTGAATCGCTTGAAATAGCAAAATCACGTATTCAGATTATGATCGACAAGGGCATGGATAATGCCGCTGAAACATTACAAGGTCTGATCAACAAGGCAGATGCACGTATTTTCGAAATCCGTTCGGGCGAAAAGCCTGCGCTGAAACCAGACGATAATGCAAAGTATTTTGCTGAAGTTGTTGTTGATCTTGATGAAATCAACGAGCCTATGATTGCGGATCCGGACGTCAACAATGCCGACGTCTCGCGTCGTTATACCCATGACACCATCCGCCCGGTTTCCTATTACGGTGGCAACAAGAAAGTTGATTTAGGTTTTGTTGGTTCTTGTATGGTTCACAAGGGCGATATTAAAATCGTAGCCCAGATGCTCAAGAACCTTGAAAAGAAACAAGGCAAGATTGAATTTAACGCTCCACTTGTTGTCGCAGCACCAACCTACAACATCATTGATGAGCTGAAAGCCGAAGGCGACTGGGAAATTCTTCAGAAATATTCTGGCTTTGAATTCGATGATGCGAAGCCAAAGACTGCCAACCGCACCGAATATGAGAATATTCTCTATCTGGAGCGTCCGGGCTGCAATCTTTGCATGGGCAATCAGGAAAAAGCTGGAAAAGGCGATACGGTTCTTGCAACCTCCACCCGTCTTTTCCAGGGCCGCGTTGTTGAAGATACCGCAGAGAAGAAGGGGGAATCCTTGCTGGCATCCACACCGTTGGTGGTTCTGTCTGCCATCCTGGGCCGTACACCAAGCATCGAAGAATATCGCTCGGCAGTAGAAGGTATCAATCTGACAAAGTTTGCGCCGCCAAAGACAACGCCTATCGATTCTTTGTCGGTTCATTATTAA
- a CDS encoding ABC transporter ATP-binding protein, whose translation MIIHFNDVTVQYAEHTALYPLTISISEKRIGIVGLNGSGKSTFARLIAGLETVSSGKITKENVRLNGRVSYIFQNPANQIIMPTVQEDIEFGLKNLVADKKMRAEVSKNMLLQLDAEHLASRRVHELSGGELQLAALASVLVTKPELIIFDEPTNQLDFRNRRTVDRTIHGLPQQTIVITHDLQLVEKYDRVLVFHEGRLVEDNCPSIAIARYLEIAN comes from the coding sequence GTGATTATTCACTTTAACGACGTAACTGTTCAATATGCTGAACATACAGCGCTTTATCCACTCACGATATCTATCTCCGAAAAGAGGATAGGTATTGTCGGCTTGAACGGATCAGGAAAATCAACCTTTGCACGGCTTATAGCGGGCCTTGAAACAGTATCCTCTGGAAAAATTACTAAAGAAAATGTGCGCCTTAACGGGCGCGTGAGCTATATTTTTCAAAATCCGGCCAACCAGATCATAATGCCTACCGTACAGGAAGACATTGAATTCGGTCTTAAAAACCTTGTGGCAGATAAGAAAATGCGTGCAGAAGTGTCTAAAAATATGCTTTTGCAATTAGACGCCGAGCATCTGGCATCTCGTCGTGTGCACGAACTTTCTGGTGGCGAGTTACAACTTGCGGCCTTAGCATCAGTGCTGGTCACCAAACCAGAACTTATTATATTTGATGAACCAACAAACCAGCTTGATTTTAGAAATCGTAGAACTGTTGATCGGACCATTCACGGACTACCGCAGCAAACAATTGTCATCACCCATGATTTACAGCTGGTTGAAAAATATGACCGCGTTCTTGTTTTTCATGAGGGAAGACTCGTCGAAGACAACTGCCCTTCAATTGCCATTGCCAGATATTTGGAAATAGCAAATTGA
- a CDS encoding branched-chain amino acid ABC transporter permease — MTKTTKILGVIAFLALVLVAIPLLIEVTGRNDLYYTLTSVALLSIVSGGVWLTFYIGRINIGQGAYALMGGYVSAILMVKYGVSFWLTLPLAGLFCAFASILIGIPILRLRGVYFAMVTLVLTEVARLLAMALPITNGAKGIVSIPMPGGISIFGLTILPDFATLQNPRAAFYFVSVVLMVVCFAALYRLIHSRIGGLCQSLQQNEELASSIGVNITYLRVLAYAISSFLGGLGGAMFVAISQSIYPSSFTVTDSVNFMLNCFLGGLGYVFGPIIGTFVLYFGWDFLFQTGKFQLLIFSSVLIILMLFLPNGLLSLRLTGKKGTKS, encoded by the coding sequence ATGACAAAGACAACAAAAATACTTGGCGTGATTGCATTCCTTGCACTTGTATTGGTCGCCATTCCGTTGCTAATCGAAGTAACCGGCCGCAACGATCTTTATTACACGCTGACTTCAGTCGCCTTGCTTTCAATTGTCAGCGGTGGTGTCTGGCTTACCTTCTACATTGGCCGAATTAATATCGGCCAGGGTGCGTACGCTTTGATGGGTGGCTACGTATCCGCCATTTTGATGGTCAAATACGGGGTATCGTTCTGGCTCACTTTACCACTTGCAGGCCTGTTTTGTGCCTTCGCCAGTATCCTTATCGGCATTCCAATACTGCGACTTCGTGGCGTTTACTTTGCCATGGTTACTCTTGTTCTGACGGAAGTTGCACGATTACTGGCGATGGCTTTACCCATTACAAATGGTGCAAAAGGCATTGTCAGCATCCCTATGCCTGGCGGCATATCCATCTTCGGACTGACAATTTTGCCTGATTTTGCGACATTGCAAAATCCGCGTGCCGCTTTCTACTTCGTCTCAGTTGTATTGATGGTCGTGTGTTTTGCCGCGCTTTATCGACTGATACATTCGCGCATTGGCGGCCTGTGCCAGTCACTACAACAAAATGAAGAACTTGCGTCTTCTATTGGAGTAAACATTACGTATCTCAGAGTGCTGGCCTATGCGATTTCCTCTTTCCTAGGGGGACTGGGTGGCGCGATGTTCGTGGCGATTTCGCAGTCAATCTATCCATCCAGCTTTACAGTTACAGACTCTGTAAACTTCATGCTCAACTGTTTCCTTGGTGGCCTTGGTTATGTATTCGGTCCAATTATTGGAACTTTTGTTCTCTATTTCGGATGGGATTTCTTGTTCCAAACCGGAAAGTTCCAGCTCCTTATCTTTTCGAGCGTTTTGATCATTCTAATGCTGTTCCTGCCCAACGGGCTGCTCAGCCTTCGACTGACAGGCAAGAAAGGAACTAAATCATGA
- a CDS encoding aspartate/glutamate racemase family protein gives MDILVINPNTTSSMTKKIGEAARSVALPSTTITAVNPKDGPPSIEGYFDEVFAIPGMIGEMQKHSKADACIIACFDDTGLDAARCAGTMPVVGIGEAAFHMASLISGKFSVVTTLSRSVPAIEHNLVRYGLATRCSRVRASDVAVLELEIPGSDARKRISEEIARAIREDHAEAIVLGCAGMADLAASLSSEHELPVIDGVTAAVKLCEGLVSLGLKTSKRGGYLPPRSKTFQGIFEKYSPDR, from the coding sequence ATGGACATACTTGTCATCAACCCCAATACAACATCGTCAATGACGAAGAAAATTGGCGAGGCTGCACGAAGCGTTGCCCTGCCCTCCACGACAATTACTGCGGTTAACCCCAAAGACGGGCCACCCAGCATAGAAGGTTATTTTGATGAGGTTTTCGCCATTCCCGGTATGATCGGTGAGATGCAAAAACATTCAAAGGCTGATGCATGCATTATAGCGTGCTTCGATGATACCGGTCTTGATGCGGCGCGTTGTGCGGGTACTATGCCAGTCGTTGGCATTGGCGAGGCAGCCTTTCATATGGCGAGCTTGATCTCGGGAAAATTTAGTGTGGTAACAACCCTCTCCCGCTCTGTGCCAGCAATAGAACACAATCTGGTGCGATATGGTCTGGCAACGCGCTGCTCACGCGTCCGAGCAAGTGACGTTGCAGTACTCGAACTTGAAATACCGGGCTCTGATGCGCGCAAACGTATTTCTGAAGAAATAGCGCGTGCGATCCGCGAAGATCATGCGGAGGCTATTGTTCTTGGTTGTGCCGGCATGGCAGATCTTGCAGCGTCTCTTTCAAGCGAACACGAATTGCCGGTAATTGACGGAGTAACAGCGGCCGTCAAACTTTGCGAAGGCCTTGTAAGTTTGGGACTAAAGACATCCAAGCGCGGTGGTTATTTGCCGCCTAGGAGCAAAACGTTTCAAGGAATTTTTGAAAAATATTCACCCGATAGATAA
- a CDS encoding biotin transporter BioY, which produces MHTKDIVFVSLFAAIIVVLGLIPPITLGFIPVPITAQSFGVMLAGMVLGAKRGAIAVLLVITLVTIGMPVLSGGRGGLAVYTGPTVGFFIGWVPAVLTTGFIAQTFIKRSQTNIIQLAGFAIASIVGCVIVLYAVGIIGVMLITGLSFYTALIGAMAFIPGDIIKAVLAAIVARSVLINYPVLPQQR; this is translated from the coding sequence ATGCACACCAAAGATATCGTTTTTGTTTCGCTGTTTGCCGCAATCATCGTAGTTTTAGGCCTTATCCCTCCGATCACCCTCGGTTTTATTCCGGTGCCAATCACCGCTCAATCATTCGGCGTCATGCTCGCCGGCATGGTTCTTGGTGCTAAGCGGGGCGCGATTGCAGTCTTGTTGGTAATCACTCTTGTGACTATAGGGATGCCGGTTCTTTCAGGTGGACGGGGCGGACTAGCCGTCTATACAGGCCCAACTGTCGGCTTTTTTATCGGCTGGGTTCCTGCTGTGTTGACCACGGGCTTTATAGCACAAACCTTTATCAAACGGTCCCAAACTAATATTATACAGTTGGCAGGCTTTGCAATTGCGTCAATAGTCGGGTGCGTTATCGTGCTATACGCGGTGGGTATCATCGGGGTTATGTTGATAACGGGACTTTCATTCTATACAGCTCTGATAGGAGCTATGGCATTTATACCGGGAGACATTATCAAAGCGGTATTAGCTGCCATTGTTGCTCGTTCCGTTTTGATAAATTATCCTGTTTTACCTCAACAGCGATAA